The Armatimonadota bacterium genome window below encodes:
- the rfbD gene encoding dTDP-4-dehydrorhamnose reductase encodes MKRVVVIGATGQLGREVVRALREAGACPIGLGHGEVECADPASVAEAILPLRPEAVVNCAAYVRVDECEDRPDVAFRVNALGALNVARMCREVQARCVYLSTDYVFDGGKADPYGEEDPPNPINVYGASKLAGEYLVRQTCPDALIVRVASLFGGSGARTKGGNFVLSVLERARRGEPLQVVTDVRMSPTYAVDAARALVDLLRRGAGGVFHVVNDGSCTWYDLACQVLVLLGYRATVQPVPQALYPTRARRPANSALSTAKLKALGIRMRPWEEALSEYLAALRTSGIPLPAAPDAEDEEETREGS; translated from the coding sequence GTGAAGCGGGTGGTGGTCATCGGAGCCACGGGGCAGCTGGGACGCGAGGTGGTTCGGGCCCTCCGGGAGGCGGGGGCGTGCCCCATCGGTCTCGGGCACGGGGAGGTGGAATGCGCGGATCCCGCCTCGGTGGCGGAGGCGATCCTCCCCCTGCGTCCGGAGGCGGTGGTGAACTGCGCGGCCTACGTGCGGGTGGACGAGTGCGAGGACCGCCCGGACGTGGCGTTCCGGGTGAACGCCCTGGGCGCCCTGAACGTGGCCCGGATGTGTCGGGAGGTGCAGGCCCGTTGCGTGTACCTGAGCACGGACTACGTCTTCGATGGCGGGAAAGCGGACCCCTACGGGGAGGAGGATCCGCCGAATCCCATCAACGTGTACGGAGCCTCCAAGCTGGCCGGGGAGTATCTCGTGCGCCAGACCTGCCCGGACGCCCTCATCGTGCGGGTAGCGAGCCTGTTCGGGGGAAGCGGGGCCCGAACGAAGGGCGGCAACTTCGTGCTCTCCGTGTTGGAACGCGCCCGGCGCGGGGAGCCCCTGCAGGTGGTGACGGACGTCCGGATGTCCCCGACCTACGCGGTGGACGCGGCCCGGGCCCTGGTGGACCTCCTGCGTCGGGGGGCGGGAGGGGTGTTTCACGTGGTGAACGACGGGTCGTGCACCTGGTACGACCTCGCCTGCCAGGTCCTGGTCCTGTTGGGGTACAGGGCAACCGTGCAGCCCGTCCCTCAGGCCCTCTACCCCACGCGGGCACGGCGTCCGGCGAACTCCGCCCTCTCCACGGCCAAACTGAAAGCTTTAGGGATCCGCATGCGGCCCTGGGAAGAGGCCCTCTCGGAGTACCTCGCCGCCCTCCGCACCTCCGGGATCCCCCTTCCCGCCGCCCCGGATGCCGAAGACGAGGAGGAAACCCGGGAGGGCTCGTAG
- the rfbC gene encoding dTDP-4-dehydrorhamnose 3,5-epimerase, with protein sequence MPFVFLPLEIPDVVLIRARAFPDARGFFLETYRRSEFERHGIPVTFVQDNFSRSVRRGILRGLHYQKAPRAQGKLVMVLRGAIYDVAVDIRRGSPTYGRWVAVTLSEQEHTMLYVPPGFAHGFCVLSEGADVLYKCTEEYDPALDRGIRWDDPDLGIPWPVKDPLLSEKDRAWPPLREADHNFVYGFPRGLPAGGG encoded by the coding sequence ATGCCCTTCGTCTTCCTTCCCCTGGAGATCCCGGATGTGGTCCTGATCCGGGCCCGGGCCTTCCCGGACGCACGCGGGTTCTTCCTGGAAACCTACCGGAGGTCGGAGTTCGAACGCCACGGGATCCCGGTGACCTTCGTGCAGGACAACTTCTCCCGCTCCGTCCGGCGGGGAATCCTGCGGGGATTGCACTACCAGAAGGCTCCCAGGGCCCAGGGGAAGCTGGTGATGGTGCTCCGGGGGGCGATCTACGATGTGGCGGTGGACATCCGCCGGGGCTCACCCACCTACGGCCGGTGGGTGGCGGTGACCCTCTCCGAGCAGGAGCACACCATGCTGTACGTGCCTCCTGGGTTCGCGCACGGATTCTGCGTGCTGAGCGAGGGCGCGGACGTCCTGTACAAGTGCACGGAGGAGTACGATCCCGCCCTGGACCGAGGCATCCGGTGGGACGACCCGGACCTGGGCATCCCTTGGCCGGTGAAGGATCCCCTGCTCTCCGAGAAGGACCGGGCATGGCCGCCCCTGCGGGAGGCGGACCACAACTTCGTGTACGGGTTCCCCCGTGGTCTCCCGGCGGGAGGAGGGTAG
- a CDS encoding LmeA family phospholipid-binding protein yields MLRLEAVPDLQEGMYARISLYAQRARIAGLLVDHLWVRLRGITLDPEGLRRGRLRILAQRDAALHALVGLRSLEEFLARNPDVEEVRLEYHRGLIAGQGVLRMRGMPVRVGMVVGFEALGTPAVFVRVHALRVNGVPLPAPVVEEFERRINPLLDMAEWPVSFRIRSVRITSTHVVLTTLRHPADPCDFCQMPP; encoded by the coding sequence GTGCTTCGCCTGGAGGCCGTCCCGGACCTCCAGGAGGGGATGTACGCCCGGATCTCCCTGTACGCTCAGCGGGCCCGCATCGCGGGCCTCCTAGTGGACCACCTCTGGGTGCGGTTACGGGGGATCACCTTGGATCCCGAGGGGCTAAGGCGGGGGAGACTCCGAATCCTCGCCCAGCGCGACGCGGCCCTGCACGCCCTGGTGGGCCTCCGCAGCCTCGAGGAGTTCCTGGCGCGGAACCCGGATGTGGAGGAGGTCCGTCTCGAGTACCACCGGGGTCTCATCGCGGGCCAGGGGGTCCTCCGGATGAGGGGGATGCCCGTGCGGGTGGGGATGGTGGTGGGGTTCGAGGCCCTGGGGACCCCGGCGGTCTTCGTCCGGGTGCACGCCCTCCGGGTGAACGGCGTGCCTCTCCCCGCTCCCGTGGTCGAGGAGTTCGAGCGCCGGATCAACCCCCTTCTGGACATGGCGGAATGGCCCGTGTCCTTCCGCATCCGGTCCGTGCGCATCACCTCCACGCACGTGGTGCTCACCACCCTGCGGCATCCCGCCGACCCCTGTGACTTCTGCCAGATGCCGCCCTGA
- a CDS encoding phosphomannomutase/phosphoglucomutase encodes MTVPPRIFREYDIRGVFGEDLTLEGAAAIARAYARFLAERGVREVVVGHDNRTSSPVLRDAVVEALVRSGCAVTDIGMVTTPVFYFARVHLGIDGGIMVTASHNPPEYNGFKLAHGFGTLYGPEIQEIRRLVEAQAGVEGRGSVRVVDVKPAYRQMLREKIRLGPRRPRVVLDCGNGTASVIAPQALQDLGVEIIPLYCESDPTFPHHHPDPIDPRNLRDLIQTVLREGADVGIGLDGDGDRIGVVDERGRIVWGDQLMILYWREILPKHPGAVALIEVKCSQALVEEVERLGGRPLFYKTGHSVIKAKMREIGAVFAGEMSGHMFFADEYYGYDDAVYAAARLLRILSHTEKPLSELLGDIPRYSVTPEIRVTCPDERKFEVVGELVRRFKQRYPVVDVDGARVIFPDGWGLVRASNTQPVLVVRAEGKTPEALERIKGILEEALRAFPECGPIDWLETAAGVG; translated from the coding sequence ATGACGGTTCCACCCCGCATCTTCCGGGAGTACGACATCCGGGGCGTGTTCGGTGAGGATCTCACGCTGGAAGGGGCTGCCGCCATCGCCCGGGCCTATGCCCGCTTCCTGGCGGAACGGGGAGTCCGAGAGGTCGTGGTGGGCCACGACAACCGCACCTCCTCCCCCGTGCTCCGGGACGCGGTGGTGGAAGCCCTGGTCCGCTCCGGGTGCGCGGTCACGGACATCGGGATGGTGACCACCCCGGTGTTCTACTTCGCCCGGGTGCATCTCGGGATCGACGGGGGGATCATGGTCACCGCGAGCCACAACCCTCCGGAGTACAACGGGTTCAAGCTGGCCCACGGGTTCGGCACCCTGTACGGTCCGGAGATCCAGGAGATCCGGCGGCTCGTGGAAGCCCAGGCGGGCGTGGAGGGGAGAGGAAGCGTGCGCGTGGTGGACGTGAAGCCCGCCTACCGGCAGATGCTGCGGGAGAAGATCCGGCTCGGGCCGCGGCGACCGCGGGTGGTGCTGGACTGCGGGAACGGCACCGCGAGCGTCATCGCCCCTCAAGCCCTGCAGGACCTGGGGGTGGAGATCATCCCCCTGTACTGCGAGAGCGATCCCACCTTCCCCCACCACCACCCGGACCCCATCGATCCCCGCAACCTCCGGGACCTCATCCAGACCGTTCTCCGGGAAGGGGCGGATGTGGGCATCGGGCTGGATGGGGACGGGGACCGGATCGGGGTGGTGGACGAGCGGGGACGGATCGTGTGGGGGGATCAACTCATGATCCTGTACTGGCGGGAGATCCTCCCCAAGCATCCCGGGGCCGTGGCCCTCATCGAGGTGAAGTGCAGCCAGGCCCTGGTGGAGGAGGTGGAGCGGCTGGGGGGCCGGCCCCTTTTTTACAAGACCGGGCACTCCGTCATCAAGGCGAAGATGCGGGAGATCGGGGCGGTGTTCGCGGGCGAGATGAGCGGCCACATGTTCTTCGCGGACGAGTACTACGGGTACGACGACGCGGTGTACGCCGCCGCGCGGCTCCTGCGCATCCTCTCCCATACGGAGAAGCCCCTGTCGGAGCTGCTGGGCGACATCCCTCGCTATTCCGTGACGCCCGAGATCCGGGTGACCTGCCCGGACGAGCGCAAGTTCGAGGTGGTGGGAGAACTGGTGCGGCGCTTCAAGCAGCGATATCCCGTGGTGGACGTGGACGGCGCCCGGGTGATCTTCCCGGATGGGTGGGGATTGGTCCGGGCCAGCAACACCCAGCCCGTGCTGGTGGTCCGGGCGGAGGGGAAGACCCCGGAGGCGCTCGAGCGGATCAAGGGGATCCTGGAGGAGGCCCTGCGGGCCTTTCCGGAGTGCGGCCCCATCGACTGGCTGGAGACCGCGGCGGGGGTCGGGTGA